One part of the Bdellovibrio bacteriovorus genome encodes these proteins:
- a CDS encoding HNH endonuclease codes for MEIGQILSYDELRAFSGFQIQHGMNYSTPKGGHVFLMSMRENAPYEDWISEDGSLVEYEGHNQTKSLCADPERTDQPRRNKSGSLTKNGKFEEEALKFKNHGIGPCKISIFNKVKDGIWTFCGVFSLIDVSYVQAGPRKVFRFKLQLAESNPQTHSVVDLRHDRMIPSEIQAAVFKRDQGRCVKCGSTENLHFDHILPYSKGGSSKKVENIQILCAKHNLSKGNRFV; via the coding sequence ATGGAAATAGGTCAAATTCTCTCTTACGACGAACTACGCGCATTCTCCGGATTTCAAATTCAACATGGAATGAATTATTCTACCCCAAAAGGTGGCCATGTCTTTCTCATGTCCATGAGAGAAAATGCCCCGTATGAAGACTGGATCTCAGAAGATGGCTCTTTGGTAGAATACGAAGGCCACAATCAAACGAAAAGCCTTTGCGCCGATCCCGAAAGAACTGACCAGCCACGCAGAAATAAAAGTGGAAGCCTTACAAAAAATGGCAAGTTCGAAGAAGAGGCCTTAAAGTTTAAAAATCATGGAATCGGCCCCTGCAAGATTTCTATCTTCAACAAAGTCAAAGACGGCATTTGGACGTTCTGCGGAGTTTTTTCTCTTATCGATGTGAGCTATGTCCAGGCGGGTCCACGCAAAGTCTTTCGCTTCAAGCTTCAACTGGCGGAGTCAAATCCCCAAACCCATTCCGTCGTAGACTTGAGACACGATCGAATGATTCCCAGCGAAATTCAAGCGGCGGTCTTTAAACGCGATCAAGGCCGCTGCGTAAAGTGTGGCTCAACGGAAAACCTTCACTTTGATCACATCCTACCCTACTCCAAAGGTGGATCATCAAAGAAGGTTGAAAACATTCAAATTCTCTGCGCCAAGCACAACCTTTCCAAAGGAAATCGCTTTGTCTAA
- a CDS encoding substrate-binding periplasmic protein, translating into MKLSLILLGAALWATPPAQVPSKFSGHKGKDIVYQGLTEDFVPFNYQEDGDVKGSATEVAKEAFKRAKLKVSFAVWPWARAYKAALEKPKHFVYSTSRTQEREKLFKWVGPIVKDEVHLACLEGADFTPHPDFTTFKSHTVAGQYGDAPIEFLQKHGFKITIYREEDERMQAFKKGRIPLDIVTTGSQKSYETKWNVKYKKLAYLYSTDYWLAFHPSTPDAVIEALNSALESMRKDGTLKNITAKY; encoded by the coding sequence ATGAAGCTTTCATTGATTCTGCTGGGGGCCGCTCTGTGGGCGACACCGCCCGCGCAGGTGCCCTCGAAATTCTCAGGCCACAAAGGCAAAGACATCGTCTATCAGGGCCTGACTGAGGACTTTGTCCCCTTCAACTATCAGGAAGATGGCGACGTGAAAGGTTCGGCCACGGAGGTCGCAAAAGAGGCCTTTAAACGCGCAAAGCTTAAAGTGTCCTTTGCGGTGTGGCCCTGGGCCCGGGCCTATAAGGCGGCCCTGGAAAAACCCAAACACTTTGTCTATTCCACCTCTCGCACGCAAGAGCGCGAAAAACTTTTCAAATGGGTGGGCCCCATCGTGAAAGATGAAGTCCATCTGGCCTGTCTGGAAGGGGCTGACTTCACCCCCCACCCGGACTTTACCACCTTCAAATCCCACACCGTCGCGGGCCAGTATGGTGACGCCCCGATTGAGTTTTTGCAAAAGCACGGCTTTAAAATCACCATCTATCGCGAAGAAGACGAACGCATGCAGGCCTTTAAAAAGGGCCGCATCCCGCTGGACATCGTGACGACGGGAAGCCAGAAGTCCTATGAAACCAAATGGAATGTCAAATACAAGAAGCTGGCCTACTTGTACTCTACAGATTACTGGCTGGCATTTCATCCCAGCACGCCTGATGCCGTCATCGAAGCCCTGAACAGCGCCCTGGAATCCATGCGCAAAGACGGCACCCTTAAAAATATCACCGCTAAGTACTAG
- the wecB gene encoding non-hydrolyzing UDP-N-acetylglucosamine 2-epimerase, which yields MKTLLVVFGTRPEAVKLAPLILQAKRDPRFRVIVGSTGQHREMLRPLLNFFQIEPDFDLDLMRPGQSLADISTSVMKGLHDYLSNHKVDGILVQGDTTTCFIAGLVAFYHRIPIIHVEAGLRSGDINSPFPEEFNRKATGLLAKFHFAPTETSRENLLKEHYPSDDIYVTGNTGIDTLFEVRKRLQKSDIYNQELNERFSFLDPLKKLILVTVHRRESFGAPMEEVMKGLVALSERPDVEILIPLHMNPQVRASARKIFGDRARWIDKGLPVNPGESKIWLCEPIDYVPFVYLMEKAHKIITDSGGVQEEAPSLGKPILVAREKTERPEAIAAGTSMLIPLQEKAFYDTATQVLDTPEIFERMSQAKNPFGDGKASERILEVLAEKL from the coding sequence ATGAAAACACTACTCGTCGTATTTGGAACAAGACCTGAAGCAGTGAAACTGGCCCCGCTGATTCTGCAAGCCAAACGCGATCCACGCTTTCGTGTGATCGTTGGCTCAACCGGGCAACACCGGGAAATGCTTAGACCTCTTCTGAACTTCTTTCAGATCGAGCCGGACTTCGATTTGGATTTGATGAGACCAGGGCAAAGCCTTGCAGACATTTCAACATCCGTGATGAAGGGCCTGCATGACTATCTGTCGAATCACAAGGTGGATGGAATTCTGGTCCAAGGTGACACCACGACTTGCTTTATCGCAGGCCTGGTCGCCTTCTATCATCGCATTCCGATCATCCACGTGGAAGCCGGCCTTCGTTCCGGCGATATCAACTCTCCGTTCCCGGAAGAGTTCAATCGCAAGGCCACGGGCCTGCTGGCGAAGTTCCACTTCGCCCCGACGGAAACCTCACGGGAAAATCTTTTGAAAGAGCACTATCCTTCAGATGATATTTATGTGACAGGTAACACTGGGATCGACACTTTGTTTGAGGTGCGCAAACGTCTGCAAAAGTCAGATATCTATAATCAGGAATTGAACGAAAGATTTTCATTCCTGGATCCTTTAAAAAAACTGATTCTGGTCACGGTTCATCGCCGCGAATCTTTTGGTGCGCCCATGGAAGAAGTCATGAAGGGACTGGTGGCCCTGTCAGAACGACCGGATGTCGAAATTCTGATCCCGCTGCACATGAATCCGCAGGTGCGCGCTTCGGCACGCAAAATTTTCGGCGATCGGGCCCGGTGGATAGACAAAGGCCTTCCCGTAAATCCGGGCGAAAGCAAAATCTGGCTGTGCGAACCGATCGACTATGTCCCTTTTGTGTATCTGATGGAAAAAGCCCACAAGATCATCACGGACTCTGGCGGCGTTCAGGAAGAAGCTCCATCTTTGGGAAAACCCATTCTGGTGGCGCGGGAAAAGACCGAACGGCCTGAAGCCATTGCGGCTGGCACCTCGATGCTGATTCCCCTGCAGGAAAAGGCTTTCTACGACACCGCAACCCAGGTGCTGGATACGCCTGAAATCTTTGAGCGCATGTCTCAAGCCAAAAATCCATTTGGTGACGGGAAAGCCTCAGAACGCATTCTCGAAGTTTTGGCCGAAAAACTTTAA
- a CDS encoding SRPBCC domain-containing protein, with protein MIPKFEVSIIIQKPVNEVFDAVYNPKKLSAYFTTAGASAPLKEGTTVQWEFADFPGPFPVPVKQVIQDKLIVIEWEAEAGGYNTKTEFVFEALNDKEAKVKIYETGWKEDEAGISSSYKNCMGWSQMACAMKAYLEYGINLRQGAYKPLYS; from the coding sequence ATGATTCCCAAGTTTGAAGTCTCAATCATCATTCAAAAGCCTGTGAACGAAGTATTTGATGCCGTTTACAATCCGAAAAAACTCAGCGCCTACTTCACGACCGCAGGCGCCTCAGCCCCCTTGAAAGAGGGCACCACCGTGCAGTGGGAATTTGCTGACTTCCCGGGTCCTTTCCCTGTGCCGGTGAAACAAGTCATCCAGGACAAGCTGATTGTGATCGAATGGGAGGCCGAAGCCGGTGGCTACAACACCAAGACAGAGTTTGTCTTTGAAGCTTTGAATGACAAAGAAGCCAAAGTGAAGATCTATGAAACCGGCTGGAAAGAAGATGAAGCGGGCATCAGCAGCTCATACAAAAACTGCATGGGCTGGTCGCAAATGGCCTGCGCGATGAAAGCCTATCTGGAATACGGCATCAACCTGCGCCAGGGCGCTTACAAGCCGCTTTATTCTTAA
- a CDS encoding zinc ribbon domain-containing protein YjdM yields the protein MSTESKCPKCNSEHVYQDGNLWVCPECAHEWSAHASAAPAEEASDDGVIKDANGNILQDGDTVVVIKDLKIKGSSSVVKVGTKVKNIRLQSGGDGHDIACKIDGFGAMNLKSEFVKKA from the coding sequence ATGAGTACTGAATCCAAATGCCCTAAATGCAATTCCGAACATGTTTATCAAGACGGCAACCTTTGGGTTTGCCCAGAGTGCGCCCACGAATGGAGCGCCCACGCCTCTGCCGCCCCGGCGGAAGAAGCAAGCGATGACGGTGTTATCAAAGACGCCAATGGCAACATTCTTCAGGATGGCGACACCGTAGTGGTGATCAAGGACCTGAAAATCAAAGGTTCTTCGTCGGTTGTTAAAGTCGGAACCAAAGTGAAAAACATCCGCTTGCAATCCGGTGGTGACGGTCACGACATCGCGTGCAAGATTGATGGCTTTGGCGCCATGAATTTGAAGTCCGAGTTCGTCAAGAAGGCTTAA
- the mtnN gene encoding 5'-methylthioadenosine/S-adenosylhomocysteine nucleosidase, translated as MAKILILTAMKEELKDVAGLPATSETSLAPFAVPVWKLQKNESEILIAQTGIGPINASSVLTSFLSNYKFDVVMLLGLGGAIDPALKLGDICIATDVIQHDAICSSDHGLEYMASGELHLSLPPEKRKSLKIKASAQWNQKIDGLLKGGPYKVHHGTVLSGSEFVGGTVRKELLKRTFADALLVDMEACSIAYLCEKAQVPFVIAKTVADTTHSKPTDEYVSFLTSSQKKTADIIDGLLN; from the coding sequence ATGGCAAAAATTCTGATTCTGACCGCCATGAAAGAAGAACTTAAAGACGTTGCGGGCCTGCCAGCAACGTCTGAAACTTCTTTGGCCCCTTTTGCGGTTCCGGTGTGGAAGCTGCAAAAAAATGAATCAGAAATTCTTATCGCCCAGACCGGAATCGGCCCCATCAATGCCAGTTCAGTTCTGACGTCGTTTCTAAGCAATTATAAATTCGATGTCGTCATGCTGCTGGGATTGGGCGGAGCCATCGACCCTGCACTGAAGCTGGGTGATATTTGCATCGCCACGGACGTGATCCAGCACGACGCCATCTGTTCTTCCGATCATGGGTTGGAGTACATGGCTAGTGGGGAACTGCATCTATCCTTACCACCAGAAAAACGCAAATCACTGAAGATCAAAGCTTCAGCGCAATGGAATCAAAAGATCGACGGTCTTCTGAAAGGCGGACCTTACAAAGTTCATCATGGCACTGTTTTGTCGGGATCTGAGTTTGTCGGCGGAACGGTTCGCAAAGAATTACTGAAGCGCACTTTTGCTGATGCTTTGCTGGTCGATATGGAGGCTTGTTCTATTGCGTATCTTTGTGAAAAAGCGCAGGTTCCTTTTGTGATTGCCAAAACCGTGGCAGACACCACTCATAGCAAGCCAACCGATGAATATGTCAGTTTCCTGACTTCCAGCCAGAAAAAAACCGCCGATATCATCGACGGCCTTTTAAACTGA
- a CDS encoding glycosyltransferase — translation MTWLLVVATAVFILDDLFIDLVALVRRLKPGRLDQSDLQVMKAIEQKNIAIMIANWKEADVIGPMIRGNVQGIEYQNYKFFLGVYPNDTATWEEARKLERLFPDKVVVVVNTQAGPTSKGQMLNEIARQILQSEKVTGQAMDLFLLQDSEDVLHPHAFTLMNYHSREADFIQIPVFSFDVPKSSLVGGIYIDEFSESHTKDLLVRQELGAAIPSAGVGTCMARNLVLGMMARQNGQLLKEDTLTEDYHLGIIAKPMGFKSRFVCAEWVKSDGQKEFIATREYFPHHFMASVRQKSRWTLGIAYQGFHNLQWSGSWIDKYFLLRDRKGPANSILVVLSILILLGMLALRLQGEAMPSLLQSPFFSALLMFNAVAMGLRIVQRMRAVIRVNDFSQAMMVPVRWVLANVVNLLASLKAHRMFKQSQKTGERPVWIKTEHKMPAHFGVEGGAPMPSAPMADVELG, via the coding sequence TTGACGTGGCTATTGGTGGTCGCGACAGCGGTGTTTATTCTGGATGATCTTTTTATTGATCTGGTGGCTTTGGTGCGCAGACTGAAGCCCGGGCGGCTTGATCAGTCGGATTTGCAGGTGATGAAGGCGATTGAACAAAAGAACATCGCCATCATGATCGCCAATTGGAAAGAGGCCGACGTCATTGGCCCGATGATCCGCGGAAATGTGCAGGGAATTGAATATCAGAATTATAAGTTCTTTCTGGGTGTTTACCCCAACGACACCGCGACATGGGAAGAGGCCCGTAAACTTGAGCGCCTGTTTCCGGATAAAGTTGTCGTAGTTGTAAACACCCAGGCGGGACCGACATCCAAAGGTCAAATGTTGAACGAGATCGCCCGGCAGATTCTTCAGTCCGAGAAGGTGACCGGGCAGGCAATGGATTTGTTCCTGCTTCAGGACTCAGAGGATGTCTTGCATCCGCACGCGTTTACCCTGATGAACTATCACAGCCGCGAGGCGGACTTCATTCAGATACCGGTGTTTTCTTTTGATGTACCGAAGTCATCCCTGGTCGGGGGAATTTATATTGATGAATTCAGCGAATCGCACACCAAGGATCTTTTAGTGCGCCAGGAGCTGGGAGCGGCGATCCCGTCCGCCGGAGTGGGGACTTGCATGGCGCGAAACCTGGTCCTGGGTATGATGGCGCGGCAGAACGGGCAGCTTTTAAAAGAAGATACTTTGACTGAAGACTATCACTTGGGAATTATCGCCAAACCCATGGGCTTTAAAAGTCGGTTCGTTTGTGCTGAATGGGTGAAGTCAGATGGGCAGAAAGAATTCATAGCCACCCGGGAATACTTTCCCCATCACTTTATGGCCAGCGTCCGGCAGAAATCCCGTTGGACCCTGGGGATCGCCTATCAGGGCTTTCACAATCTTCAGTGGAGCGGATCTTGGATAGACAAATATTTCCTGCTGCGCGATCGAAAGGGTCCGGCCAACAGCATTCTGGTTGTGTTGTCGATTCTGATATTGCTTGGGATGCTGGCCCTGCGTCTGCAAGGGGAGGCGATGCCAAGTCTGCTGCAAAGTCCGTTTTTTTCGGCCCTGTTGATGTTTAATGCGGTGGCCATGGGTCTTCGCATTGTGCAAAGAATGCGTGCAGTGATACGGGTGAACGATTTCAGTCAGGCCATGATGGTGCCGGTGCGCTGGGTGCTGGCAAATGTTGTCAATCTTTTGGCGTCACTGAAAGCTCACCGCATGTTCAAACAAAGTCAAAAAACCGGCGAGCGCCCGGTGTGGATCAAAACCGAACACAAGATGCCGGCTCACTTTGGTGTGGAAGGTGGGGCACCGATGCCATCAGCCCCCATGGCGGATGTTGAACTGGGTTGA
- a CDS encoding M15 family metallopeptidase, with amino-acid sequence MTSFVNQIAWIEENFKEIEPSAEVFLDMKYATNDNFMNIDIYKGFDRCFVSPVAYEMFMKACAVLREKHPDLQFLIWDALRPRSIQAQFYDHLAGTPFQSYVAAPYPGSLHNFGMAMDLSLQNKDGTPLDMGTGFDDFRDLAQPKLEQQFLQSGELTEVQLQNRLLLRSLMEDQGFKVLEHEWWHFNALPKDQVHGKHPVLE; translated from the coding sequence ATGACTTCATTTGTAAATCAAATTGCCTGGATCGAAGAAAACTTCAAAGAAATTGAACCTTCGGCTGAAGTTTTTCTGGATATGAAATACGCCACCAACGACAACTTTATGAATATTGATATTTATAAAGGTTTTGACCGTTGTTTTGTTTCCCCCGTGGCTTATGAGATGTTCATGAAAGCCTGTGCGGTCTTGCGTGAAAAGCACCCGGATTTGCAGTTTCTGATCTGGGATGCTCTTCGTCCGCGCAGTATTCAGGCCCAGTTCTATGACCACTTGGCGGGCACTCCGTTTCAGAGTTATGTCGCGGCCCCTTATCCGGGATCACTTCATAATTTCGGCATGGCGATGGATTTAAGCCTGCAAAATAAGGATGGCACTCCGCTGGATATGGGGACGGGGTTTGATGATTTCCGTGATTTGGCTCAGCCCAAACTAGAACAGCAGTTTTTGCAGTCCGGTGAACTGACCGAGGTACAGCTGCAGAATCGCCTGTTGCTGCGAAGCCTGATGGAAGATCAGGGCTTCAAAGTTTTGGAACACGAGTGGTGGCACTTTAATGCGCTTCCCAAAGATCAAGTGCACGGCAAGCATCCGGTGCTGGAATAG
- a CDS encoding META domain-containing protein: protein MKKATLLPLICLSLWGCAHSETTPEETRMQNTSAPAANFKDIRWELVELMGQPVKYSNADSQKVYIQFNSGDNRVNGNDGCNNFTGAYEETPGQRLFISKLASTKKFCVKMPTEDNFGEVLQGVDNYTVDGDGLSLNKARMAPLARFKAVSK, encoded by the coding sequence TTGAAAAAAGCAACCCTGTTACCCCTGATCTGCCTGTCTTTGTGGGGCTGCGCCCACAGCGAAACGACCCCTGAGGAGACCCGCATGCAAAACACCTCGGCCCCTGCTGCCAACTTCAAAGACATCCGCTGGGAACTAGTCGAGCTGATGGGGCAACCCGTAAAATACTCCAACGCGGATTCGCAAAAGGTCTACATTCAGTTCAACAGCGGCGACAACCGCGTCAACGGCAATGATGGCTGCAATAATTTCACCGGAGCTTATGAAGAAACTCCGGGCCAGCGTCTGTTTATCTCAAAGCTGGCTTCCACCAAAAAATTCTGTGTGAAAATGCCGACGGAAGATAACTTCGGCGAAGTTTTGCAAGGAGTCGACAACTACACCGTGGATGGAGACGGCTTAAGCCTGAACAAAGCGCGCATGGCGCCTCTGGCCCGCTTTAAAGCCGTCAGCAAATGA
- a CDS encoding glycoside hydrolase family 113, protein MKSLLGIILFLCLFSLNAFALEPAINIVTYHPLGFRVDDTEQGQRVRRLLEKIQQLGVKVLILNVRGHMITGRGSEINSVIPESLRPEEEFHIRALAAYAKQKGMEVAFRPILLVVGPKGEFPYTEKGVTWWHGNIEPKDPVSWFNNYFKFHERYMMLAASVGAKWYSVGAEMHSMTSGLGSRKPKWRFGFPDKWVTFVNAAKERLHPHSVAVTYGANFTDQFVLENAKRTWGGELEQWRHDITFKPKSSKETLHQNNMRELWRSLDFLGLDFYRSLGKKTSKYPEAFEDLANHLTVQTRGFAQQIQKSVEQIAQATGVSKEVGLQEVGYRSVEKCFVSPYHYEGGTEPINYMHQAAAWEALLRASAEFGLYGVGIWQVLVDEDTDLLENRGFSPLGKQPVSEVFRRHFIVQ, encoded by the coding sequence ATGAAATCACTGCTGGGAATTATTCTATTTCTGTGTTTGTTCTCGTTAAACGCTTTCGCGTTAGAACCGGCAATCAACATCGTCACTTATCATCCACTGGGGTTTCGGGTGGATGACACCGAGCAAGGACAGCGGGTGCGTCGCCTGCTGGAAAAGATTCAGCAGTTGGGCGTCAAGGTTTTGATATTGAATGTCCGGGGGCACATGATCACTGGAAGGGGCAGCGAGATCAACTCGGTGATTCCCGAGTCCCTGCGCCCGGAGGAAGAGTTTCACATTCGCGCTTTAGCAGCTTACGCAAAACAAAAGGGAATGGAGGTGGCTTTCAGACCCATATTGTTGGTCGTCGGACCGAAGGGGGAATTTCCTTACACCGAAAAAGGGGTCACTTGGTGGCATGGCAATATCGAGCCCAAAGATCCGGTCAGTTGGTTTAATAATTACTTCAAGTTTCATGAACGTTATATGATGTTAGCTGCCAGTGTCGGAGCCAAATGGTATTCGGTGGGCGCGGAAATGCATTCCATGACGTCCGGGTTGGGCAGTCGAAAGCCCAAGTGGCGATTTGGTTTTCCGGATAAATGGGTGACTTTTGTTAATGCCGCCAAAGAACGCCTGCATCCCCACAGCGTCGCCGTCACCTATGGAGCCAACTTCACCGATCAGTTCGTTCTGGAAAACGCCAAACGCACCTGGGGTGGGGAGCTGGAACAATGGCGCCATGATATCACCTTTAAACCCAAGAGCAGCAAAGAGACCCTTCATCAGAACAACATGCGTGAACTTTGGCGGTCTTTGGATTTTCTGGGTTTGGATTTTTATCGTTCTTTGGGAAAGAAAACGTCAAAGTATCCTGAAGCCTTCGAGGATCTGGCCAATCATTTGACGGTCCAGACGCGGGGGTTCGCCCAGCAAATTCAAAAAAGTGTTGAGCAGATTGCTCAGGCCACCGGCGTATCCAAAGAAGTGGGGTTGCAGGAGGTCGGCTATCGCAGTGTGGAAAAGTGTTTTGTTTCTCCTTATCACTATGAAGGGGGCACCGAGCCTATCAACTACATGCACCAGGCCGCCGCGTGGGAGGCTTTGCTGCGGGCCTCTGCAGAGTTTGGCCTTTACGGTGTCGGTATATGGCAGGTGCTGGTGGATGAAGACACGGACTTGCTGGAAAACCGGGGTTTTTCACCCTTGGGAAAACAACCCGTCAGTGAAGTCTTTCGTCGTCACTTTATAGTTCAGTGA